A single window of Falco rusticolus isolate bFalRus1 chromosome 16, bFalRus1.pri, whole genome shotgun sequence DNA harbors:
- the SIDT2 gene encoding SID1 transmembrane family member 2 isoform X2: protein MPGPGAAALALPLLALPLLALPPAPPPTLPRPHGPRRVLQKEAQFNTTYADWVDADLLNIYAFNHSVCRNRTEGVRVSVNVLSDHKDLPVLFVVRQKEAVVSFQVPLILRGLYQRKYAYQEVSRTLCQPQTKAEVETQHFYVDVSTLSLNASYKLRVTRVENFVLRTNERFSFNATAAQPQYFKYEFPEGVDSVIVKVTSAMAFPCSVISIQDILCPVYDLDNNVAFIGMYQTMTKKAAITVQKKDFPSNSFYVVVVVKTEDEACGGALPYYPLSKDAAPDEPVDQHNRQKMLEVMVSPAITSEAYVSSVLFCLGIFLSFYILTLVIACWESCRQQKRKGLLAAMDSPSLDTGHARSIPDYFLGHSPYDSYGYGSFGNGSSGSTEGVTDSMGSAEVPYGYVGQEQFKRRTPSAPLRPLSIAMGERSLENVASRPRLDSLSSVEEDDYDTLADIDYDKNVIRTKQYLCVADLARKDKRVLRKKYQIYFWNIATIAVFYALPVIQLVITYQTVVNVTGNQDICYYNFLCAHPLGNLSAFNNILSNLGYVLLGLLFLLIILQREINYNRALMRNDAHALECGIPKHFGLFYAMGTALMMEGLLSACYHVCPNYTNFQFDTSFMYMIAGLCMLKLYQKRHPDINASAYSAYACLALVIFFSVVGVVFGKGNTAFWIVFSVIHIVATLLLSTQLYYMGRWKLDSGILRRILHVLYTDCVRQCSGPMYVDRMVLLVMGNIINWSLAAYGLIVRPNDFASYLLAIGICNLLLYFAFYIIMKLRSGERIKLIPLLCIIGTSVVWGFALFFFFQGLSTWQKTPAESREHNRDCILLDFFDDHDIWHFLSSIAMFGSFLVLLTLDDDLDCVQRDKIYVF, encoded by the exons ATGCCgggccccggggcggccgcgctGGCCCTGCCGCTGCTGGCCCTGCCGCTGCTGGccctgccgcccgccccgccaccCACCCTGCCCCGGCCCCACGGGCCCCGGCGCGTGCTGCAGAAGGAGGCCCAGTTCAACACCACCTACGCCGACTGGGTGGACGCCGACCTGCTCAACATCTACGCCTTCAACCACAGCGTCTGCCGGAACAGG ACGGAGGGCGTGCGGGTGTCGGTGAACGTCCTCTCCGACCACAAGGACCTGCCCGTCCTCTTCGTGGTGAGGCAGAAGGAGGCGGTGGTCTCCTTCCAGGTGCCGCTCATCCTCCGGGGACT GTACCAGCGGAAATACGCATACCAGGAGGTGAGCCGCAcgctctgccagccccagacCAAGGCGGAGGTGGAGACCCAGCACTTCTACGTGGATGTCTCCACGCTGTCCCTCAACGCCTCCTACAAGCTACGGGTCACCCGTGTGGAGAACTTTGTGTTGCG GACCAACGAAAGGTTCAGCTTCAATGCCACGGCCGCCCAGCCGCAG TATTTCAAGTACGAGTTCCCCGAGGGAGTGGACTCGGTGATTGTGAAGGTGACCTCGGCCATGGCCTTCCCCTGCTCCGTCATCTCCATCCAGGACATCCTG TGCCCTGTGTACGACTTGGACAACAATGTGGCCTTCATCGGGATGTACCAGACCATGACGAAGAAGGCAGCCATCACGGTGCAG AAGAAGGATTTCCCCAGCAACAGCTTCTacgtggtggtggtggtaaagACGGAGGATGAGGCGTGTGGGGGGGCTCTGCCCTACTACCCTCTCTCCAAAGATGCTGCACCAG ATGAGCCTGTGGATCAGCACAACCGGCAGAAGATGCTGGAGGTGATGGTGTCACCCGCCATAACCT CGGAGGCCTATGTCAGCAGTGTGCTCTTCTGCCTGGgcatcttcctctccttctACATCCTCACACTGGTCATCGcctgctgggagagctgccG gcagcagaagaggaaggggcTCCTGGCAGCCATGGACTCGCCCAGCCTGGACAcgg GGCATGCCCGCAGCATCCCTGACTACTTCCTGGGCCATTCGCCCTATGACAGCTACGGTTATGGCTCCTTTG GGAACGGCTCCTCCGGCAGCACCGAAGGCGTTACGGACAGCATGGGCTCGGCAGAAGTCCCGTACGGCTACGTGG GGCAGGAGCAGTTCAAGCGGCGCACGCCCTCCGCCCCGCTGAGGCCGCTGAGCATTGCCATGG GGGAGCGGTCGCTGGAGAACGTGGCCAGCCGGCCGCGCCTGGACTCGCTCAGCTCTGTCGAGGAGGATGACTACGACACGCTGGCTGACATTGACTACGACAAGAACGTCATCCGCACCAAG CAATACCTCTGCGTGGCTGACCTGGCCCGCAAGGACAAGCGGGTGCTGCGGAAGAAGTACCAGATCTACTTCTG GAACATCGCCACCATCGCAGTCTTCTACGCTCTCCCTGTCATCCAGCTTGTCATCACCTACCAGACG GTGGTGAATGTCACCGGCAACCAGGACATCTGCTACTACAACTTTCTGTGTGCCCACCCGCTGGGGAACCTCAG CGCCTTCAACAACATCCTCAGCAACCTGGGCTACGTCCTGCTGGGCTTGCTCTTCCTGCTCATCATCCTGCAGCGGGAGATCAACTACAACCGGGCGCTCATGCGCAATGATGCCCACGCCCTG gAATGCGGCATCCCCAAGCACTTTGGGCTCTTCTACGCCATGGGCACTGCCCTCATGATGGAGGGGCTACTCAGTGCCTGCTACCACGTCTGCCCCAACTACACCAACTTCCAGTTCG ACACCTCCTTCATGTACATGATCGCGGGGCTCTGCATGCTGAAGCTCTACCAGAAGCGCCACCCAGACATCAACGCCAGCGCCTACAGCGCCTATGCCTGCCTGGCCCTTGTCATCTTCTTCTCTGTCGTTGGTGTG GTCTTCGGCAAGGGGAACACAGCCTTCTGGATTGTCTTCTCCGTCATCCACATCGTGGccaccctgctgctgagcacccagCTCTACTACATGGGGCGCTGGAAGCTGG atTCGGGCATCCTGCGCAGGATCCTGCATGTGCTGTACACGGACTGCGTCCGGCAGTGCAGTGGGCCCATGTACGTG GATCGAATGGTGCTCTTGGTCATGGGAAACATCATCAACTGGTCTCT cGCTGCCTACGGCCTCATTGTCCGCCCCAATGACTTCGCTTCCTACCTGCTGGCCATCGGCATCTGCAACCTCCTTCTCTACTTCGCCTTCTACATCATCATGAAG CTCCGCAGCGGCGAGCGCATCAAGCTCATCCCCTTGCTCTGCATCATTGGCACCTCGGTGGTTTGGGGCTTCGccctcttcttcttcttccaggGGCTCAGCACCTGGCAG AAAACACCAGCTGAGTCCCGGGAGCACAACCGCGACTGCATCCTGCTCGACTTCTTTGACGACCACGACATCTGGCACTTCCTCTCCTCCATCGCCATGTTCGGCTCCTTCCTG GTGCTGCTGACGCTGGACGATGACCTGGACTGCGTCCAGCGGGACAAGATCTACGTCTTCTAG
- the SIDT2 gene encoding SID1 transmembrane family member 2 isoform X3 — MPGPGAAALALPLLALPLLALPPAPPPTLPRPHGPRRVLQKEAQFNTTYADWVDADLLNIYAFNHSVCRNRTEGVRVSVNVLSDHKDLPVLFVVRQKEAVVSFQVPLILRGLYQRKYAYQEVSRTLCQPQTKAEVETQHFYVDVSTLSLNASYKLRVTRVENFVLRTNERFSFNATAAQPQYFKYEFPEGVDSVIVKVTSAMAFPCSVISIQDILCPVYDLDNNVAFIGMYQTMTKKAAITVQKKDFPSNSFYVVVVVKTEDEACGGALPYYPLSKDAAPDEPVDQHNRQKMLEVMVSPAITSEAYVSSVLFCLGIFLSFYILTLVIACWESCRQQKRKGLLAAMDSPSLDTASLLGHARSIPDYFLGHSPYDSYGYGSFGNGSSGSTEGVTDSMGSAEVPYGYVGERSLENVASRPRLDSLSSVEEDDYDTLADIDYDKNVIRTKQYLCVADLARKDKRVLRKKYQIYFWNIATIAVFYALPVIQLVITYQTVVNVTGNQDICYYNFLCAHPLGNLSAFNNILSNLGYVLLGLLFLLIILQREINYNRALMRNDAHALECGIPKHFGLFYAMGTALMMEGLLSACYHVCPNYTNFQFDTSFMYMIAGLCMLKLYQKRHPDINASAYSAYACLALVIFFSVVGVVFGKGNTAFWIVFSVIHIVATLLLSTQLYYMGRWKLDSGILRRILHVLYTDCVRQCSGPMYVDRMVLLVMGNIINWSLAAYGLIVRPNDFASYLLAIGICNLLLYFAFYIIMKLRSGERIKLIPLLCIIGTSVVWGFALFFFFQGLSTWQKTPAESREHNRDCILLDFFDDHDIWHFLSSIAMFGSFLVLLTLDDDLDCVQRDKIYVF; from the exons ATGCCgggccccggggcggccgcgctGGCCCTGCCGCTGCTGGCCCTGCCGCTGCTGGccctgccgcccgccccgccaccCACCCTGCCCCGGCCCCACGGGCCCCGGCGCGTGCTGCAGAAGGAGGCCCAGTTCAACACCACCTACGCCGACTGGGTGGACGCCGACCTGCTCAACATCTACGCCTTCAACCACAGCGTCTGCCGGAACAGG ACGGAGGGCGTGCGGGTGTCGGTGAACGTCCTCTCCGACCACAAGGACCTGCCCGTCCTCTTCGTGGTGAGGCAGAAGGAGGCGGTGGTCTCCTTCCAGGTGCCGCTCATCCTCCGGGGACT GTACCAGCGGAAATACGCATACCAGGAGGTGAGCCGCAcgctctgccagccccagacCAAGGCGGAGGTGGAGACCCAGCACTTCTACGTGGATGTCTCCACGCTGTCCCTCAACGCCTCCTACAAGCTACGGGTCACCCGTGTGGAGAACTTTGTGTTGCG GACCAACGAAAGGTTCAGCTTCAATGCCACGGCCGCCCAGCCGCAG TATTTCAAGTACGAGTTCCCCGAGGGAGTGGACTCGGTGATTGTGAAGGTGACCTCGGCCATGGCCTTCCCCTGCTCCGTCATCTCCATCCAGGACATCCTG TGCCCTGTGTACGACTTGGACAACAATGTGGCCTTCATCGGGATGTACCAGACCATGACGAAGAAGGCAGCCATCACGGTGCAG AAGAAGGATTTCCCCAGCAACAGCTTCTacgtggtggtggtggtaaagACGGAGGATGAGGCGTGTGGGGGGGCTCTGCCCTACTACCCTCTCTCCAAAGATGCTGCACCAG ATGAGCCTGTGGATCAGCACAACCGGCAGAAGATGCTGGAGGTGATGGTGTCACCCGCCATAACCT CGGAGGCCTATGTCAGCAGTGTGCTCTTCTGCCTGGgcatcttcctctccttctACATCCTCACACTGGTCATCGcctgctgggagagctgccG gcagcagaagaggaaggggcTCCTGGCAGCCATGGACTCGCCCAGCCTGGACAcgg CATCTCTACTGG GGCATGCCCGCAGCATCCCTGACTACTTCCTGGGCCATTCGCCCTATGACAGCTACGGTTATGGCTCCTTTG GGAACGGCTCCTCCGGCAGCACCGAAGGCGTTACGGACAGCATGGGCTCGGCAGAAGTCCCGTACGGCTACGTGG GGGAGCGGTCGCTGGAGAACGTGGCCAGCCGGCCGCGCCTGGACTCGCTCAGCTCTGTCGAGGAGGATGACTACGACACGCTGGCTGACATTGACTACGACAAGAACGTCATCCGCACCAAG CAATACCTCTGCGTGGCTGACCTGGCCCGCAAGGACAAGCGGGTGCTGCGGAAGAAGTACCAGATCTACTTCTG GAACATCGCCACCATCGCAGTCTTCTACGCTCTCCCTGTCATCCAGCTTGTCATCACCTACCAGACG GTGGTGAATGTCACCGGCAACCAGGACATCTGCTACTACAACTTTCTGTGTGCCCACCCGCTGGGGAACCTCAG CGCCTTCAACAACATCCTCAGCAACCTGGGCTACGTCCTGCTGGGCTTGCTCTTCCTGCTCATCATCCTGCAGCGGGAGATCAACTACAACCGGGCGCTCATGCGCAATGATGCCCACGCCCTG gAATGCGGCATCCCCAAGCACTTTGGGCTCTTCTACGCCATGGGCACTGCCCTCATGATGGAGGGGCTACTCAGTGCCTGCTACCACGTCTGCCCCAACTACACCAACTTCCAGTTCG ACACCTCCTTCATGTACATGATCGCGGGGCTCTGCATGCTGAAGCTCTACCAGAAGCGCCACCCAGACATCAACGCCAGCGCCTACAGCGCCTATGCCTGCCTGGCCCTTGTCATCTTCTTCTCTGTCGTTGGTGTG GTCTTCGGCAAGGGGAACACAGCCTTCTGGATTGTCTTCTCCGTCATCCACATCGTGGccaccctgctgctgagcacccagCTCTACTACATGGGGCGCTGGAAGCTGG atTCGGGCATCCTGCGCAGGATCCTGCATGTGCTGTACACGGACTGCGTCCGGCAGTGCAGTGGGCCCATGTACGTG GATCGAATGGTGCTCTTGGTCATGGGAAACATCATCAACTGGTCTCT cGCTGCCTACGGCCTCATTGTCCGCCCCAATGACTTCGCTTCCTACCTGCTGGCCATCGGCATCTGCAACCTCCTTCTCTACTTCGCCTTCTACATCATCATGAAG CTCCGCAGCGGCGAGCGCATCAAGCTCATCCCCTTGCTCTGCATCATTGGCACCTCGGTGGTTTGGGGCTTCGccctcttcttcttcttccaggGGCTCAGCACCTGGCAG AAAACACCAGCTGAGTCCCGGGAGCACAACCGCGACTGCATCCTGCTCGACTTCTTTGACGACCACGACATCTGGCACTTCCTCTCCTCCATCGCCATGTTCGGCTCCTTCCTG GTGCTGCTGACGCTGGACGATGACCTGGACTGCGTCCAGCGGGACAAGATCTACGTCTTCTAG
- the SIDT2 gene encoding SID1 transmembrane family member 2 isoform X4: MPGPGAAALALPLLALPLLALPPAPPPTLPRPHGPRRVLQKEAQFNTTYADWVDADLLNIYAFNHSVCRNRTEGVRVSVNVLSDHKDLPVLFVVRQKEAVVSFQVPLILRGLYQRKYAYQEVSRTLCQPQTKAEVETQHFYVDVSTLSLNASYKLRVTRVENFVLRTNERFSFNATAAQPQYFKYEFPEGVDSVIVKVTSAMAFPCSVISIQDILCPVYDLDNNVAFIGMYQTMTKKAAITVQKKDFPSNSFYVVVVVKTEDEACGGALPYYPLSKDAAPDEPVDQHNRQKMLEVMVSPAITSEAYVSSVLFCLGIFLSFYILTLVIACWESCRQQKRKGLLAAMDSPSLDTGHARSIPDYFLGHSPYDSYGYGSFGNGSSGSTEGVTDSMGSAEVPYGYVGERSLENVASRPRLDSLSSVEEDDYDTLADIDYDKNVIRTKQYLCVADLARKDKRVLRKKYQIYFWNIATIAVFYALPVIQLVITYQTVVNVTGNQDICYYNFLCAHPLGNLSAFNNILSNLGYVLLGLLFLLIILQREINYNRALMRNDAHALECGIPKHFGLFYAMGTALMMEGLLSACYHVCPNYTNFQFDTSFMYMIAGLCMLKLYQKRHPDINASAYSAYACLALVIFFSVVGVVFGKGNTAFWIVFSVIHIVATLLLSTQLYYMGRWKLDSGILRRILHVLYTDCVRQCSGPMYVDRMVLLVMGNIINWSLAAYGLIVRPNDFASYLLAIGICNLLLYFAFYIIMKLRSGERIKLIPLLCIIGTSVVWGFALFFFFQGLSTWQKTPAESREHNRDCILLDFFDDHDIWHFLSSIAMFGSFLVLLTLDDDLDCVQRDKIYVF; encoded by the exons ATGCCgggccccggggcggccgcgctGGCCCTGCCGCTGCTGGCCCTGCCGCTGCTGGccctgccgcccgccccgccaccCACCCTGCCCCGGCCCCACGGGCCCCGGCGCGTGCTGCAGAAGGAGGCCCAGTTCAACACCACCTACGCCGACTGGGTGGACGCCGACCTGCTCAACATCTACGCCTTCAACCACAGCGTCTGCCGGAACAGG ACGGAGGGCGTGCGGGTGTCGGTGAACGTCCTCTCCGACCACAAGGACCTGCCCGTCCTCTTCGTGGTGAGGCAGAAGGAGGCGGTGGTCTCCTTCCAGGTGCCGCTCATCCTCCGGGGACT GTACCAGCGGAAATACGCATACCAGGAGGTGAGCCGCAcgctctgccagccccagacCAAGGCGGAGGTGGAGACCCAGCACTTCTACGTGGATGTCTCCACGCTGTCCCTCAACGCCTCCTACAAGCTACGGGTCACCCGTGTGGAGAACTTTGTGTTGCG GACCAACGAAAGGTTCAGCTTCAATGCCACGGCCGCCCAGCCGCAG TATTTCAAGTACGAGTTCCCCGAGGGAGTGGACTCGGTGATTGTGAAGGTGACCTCGGCCATGGCCTTCCCCTGCTCCGTCATCTCCATCCAGGACATCCTG TGCCCTGTGTACGACTTGGACAACAATGTGGCCTTCATCGGGATGTACCAGACCATGACGAAGAAGGCAGCCATCACGGTGCAG AAGAAGGATTTCCCCAGCAACAGCTTCTacgtggtggtggtggtaaagACGGAGGATGAGGCGTGTGGGGGGGCTCTGCCCTACTACCCTCTCTCCAAAGATGCTGCACCAG ATGAGCCTGTGGATCAGCACAACCGGCAGAAGATGCTGGAGGTGATGGTGTCACCCGCCATAACCT CGGAGGCCTATGTCAGCAGTGTGCTCTTCTGCCTGGgcatcttcctctccttctACATCCTCACACTGGTCATCGcctgctgggagagctgccG gcagcagaagaggaaggggcTCCTGGCAGCCATGGACTCGCCCAGCCTGGACAcgg GGCATGCCCGCAGCATCCCTGACTACTTCCTGGGCCATTCGCCCTATGACAGCTACGGTTATGGCTCCTTTG GGAACGGCTCCTCCGGCAGCACCGAAGGCGTTACGGACAGCATGGGCTCGGCAGAAGTCCCGTACGGCTACGTGG GGGAGCGGTCGCTGGAGAACGTGGCCAGCCGGCCGCGCCTGGACTCGCTCAGCTCTGTCGAGGAGGATGACTACGACACGCTGGCTGACATTGACTACGACAAGAACGTCATCCGCACCAAG CAATACCTCTGCGTGGCTGACCTGGCCCGCAAGGACAAGCGGGTGCTGCGGAAGAAGTACCAGATCTACTTCTG GAACATCGCCACCATCGCAGTCTTCTACGCTCTCCCTGTCATCCAGCTTGTCATCACCTACCAGACG GTGGTGAATGTCACCGGCAACCAGGACATCTGCTACTACAACTTTCTGTGTGCCCACCCGCTGGGGAACCTCAG CGCCTTCAACAACATCCTCAGCAACCTGGGCTACGTCCTGCTGGGCTTGCTCTTCCTGCTCATCATCCTGCAGCGGGAGATCAACTACAACCGGGCGCTCATGCGCAATGATGCCCACGCCCTG gAATGCGGCATCCCCAAGCACTTTGGGCTCTTCTACGCCATGGGCACTGCCCTCATGATGGAGGGGCTACTCAGTGCCTGCTACCACGTCTGCCCCAACTACACCAACTTCCAGTTCG ACACCTCCTTCATGTACATGATCGCGGGGCTCTGCATGCTGAAGCTCTACCAGAAGCGCCACCCAGACATCAACGCCAGCGCCTACAGCGCCTATGCCTGCCTGGCCCTTGTCATCTTCTTCTCTGTCGTTGGTGTG GTCTTCGGCAAGGGGAACACAGCCTTCTGGATTGTCTTCTCCGTCATCCACATCGTGGccaccctgctgctgagcacccagCTCTACTACATGGGGCGCTGGAAGCTGG atTCGGGCATCCTGCGCAGGATCCTGCATGTGCTGTACACGGACTGCGTCCGGCAGTGCAGTGGGCCCATGTACGTG GATCGAATGGTGCTCTTGGTCATGGGAAACATCATCAACTGGTCTCT cGCTGCCTACGGCCTCATTGTCCGCCCCAATGACTTCGCTTCCTACCTGCTGGCCATCGGCATCTGCAACCTCCTTCTCTACTTCGCCTTCTACATCATCATGAAG CTCCGCAGCGGCGAGCGCATCAAGCTCATCCCCTTGCTCTGCATCATTGGCACCTCGGTGGTTTGGGGCTTCGccctcttcttcttcttccaggGGCTCAGCACCTGGCAG AAAACACCAGCTGAGTCCCGGGAGCACAACCGCGACTGCATCCTGCTCGACTTCTTTGACGACCACGACATCTGGCACTTCCTCTCCTCCATCGCCATGTTCGGCTCCTTCCTG GTGCTGCTGACGCTGGACGATGACCTGGACTGCGTCCAGCGGGACAAGATCTACGTCTTCTAG
- the SIDT2 gene encoding SID1 transmembrane family member 2 isoform X1, with protein MPGPGAAALALPLLALPLLALPPAPPPTLPRPHGPRRVLQKEAQFNTTYADWVDADLLNIYAFNHSVCRNRTEGVRVSVNVLSDHKDLPVLFVVRQKEAVVSFQVPLILRGLYQRKYAYQEVSRTLCQPQTKAEVETQHFYVDVSTLSLNASYKLRVTRVENFVLRTNERFSFNATAAQPQYFKYEFPEGVDSVIVKVTSAMAFPCSVISIQDILCPVYDLDNNVAFIGMYQTMTKKAAITVQKKDFPSNSFYVVVVVKTEDEACGGALPYYPLSKDAAPDEPVDQHNRQKMLEVMVSPAITSEAYVSSVLFCLGIFLSFYILTLVIACWESCRQQKRKGLLAAMDSPSLDTASLLGHARSIPDYFLGHSPYDSYGYGSFGNGSSGSTEGVTDSMGSAEVPYGYVGQEQFKRRTPSAPLRPLSIAMGERSLENVASRPRLDSLSSVEEDDYDTLADIDYDKNVIRTKQYLCVADLARKDKRVLRKKYQIYFWNIATIAVFYALPVIQLVITYQTVVNVTGNQDICYYNFLCAHPLGNLSAFNNILSNLGYVLLGLLFLLIILQREINYNRALMRNDAHALECGIPKHFGLFYAMGTALMMEGLLSACYHVCPNYTNFQFDTSFMYMIAGLCMLKLYQKRHPDINASAYSAYACLALVIFFSVVGVVFGKGNTAFWIVFSVIHIVATLLLSTQLYYMGRWKLDSGILRRILHVLYTDCVRQCSGPMYVDRMVLLVMGNIINWSLAAYGLIVRPNDFASYLLAIGICNLLLYFAFYIIMKLRSGERIKLIPLLCIIGTSVVWGFALFFFFQGLSTWQKTPAESREHNRDCILLDFFDDHDIWHFLSSIAMFGSFLVLLTLDDDLDCVQRDKIYVF; from the exons ATGCCgggccccggggcggccgcgctGGCCCTGCCGCTGCTGGCCCTGCCGCTGCTGGccctgccgcccgccccgccaccCACCCTGCCCCGGCCCCACGGGCCCCGGCGCGTGCTGCAGAAGGAGGCCCAGTTCAACACCACCTACGCCGACTGGGTGGACGCCGACCTGCTCAACATCTACGCCTTCAACCACAGCGTCTGCCGGAACAGG ACGGAGGGCGTGCGGGTGTCGGTGAACGTCCTCTCCGACCACAAGGACCTGCCCGTCCTCTTCGTGGTGAGGCAGAAGGAGGCGGTGGTCTCCTTCCAGGTGCCGCTCATCCTCCGGGGACT GTACCAGCGGAAATACGCATACCAGGAGGTGAGCCGCAcgctctgccagccccagacCAAGGCGGAGGTGGAGACCCAGCACTTCTACGTGGATGTCTCCACGCTGTCCCTCAACGCCTCCTACAAGCTACGGGTCACCCGTGTGGAGAACTTTGTGTTGCG GACCAACGAAAGGTTCAGCTTCAATGCCACGGCCGCCCAGCCGCAG TATTTCAAGTACGAGTTCCCCGAGGGAGTGGACTCGGTGATTGTGAAGGTGACCTCGGCCATGGCCTTCCCCTGCTCCGTCATCTCCATCCAGGACATCCTG TGCCCTGTGTACGACTTGGACAACAATGTGGCCTTCATCGGGATGTACCAGACCATGACGAAGAAGGCAGCCATCACGGTGCAG AAGAAGGATTTCCCCAGCAACAGCTTCTacgtggtggtggtggtaaagACGGAGGATGAGGCGTGTGGGGGGGCTCTGCCCTACTACCCTCTCTCCAAAGATGCTGCACCAG ATGAGCCTGTGGATCAGCACAACCGGCAGAAGATGCTGGAGGTGATGGTGTCACCCGCCATAACCT CGGAGGCCTATGTCAGCAGTGTGCTCTTCTGCCTGGgcatcttcctctccttctACATCCTCACACTGGTCATCGcctgctgggagagctgccG gcagcagaagaggaaggggcTCCTGGCAGCCATGGACTCGCCCAGCCTGGACAcgg CATCTCTACTGG GGCATGCCCGCAGCATCCCTGACTACTTCCTGGGCCATTCGCCCTATGACAGCTACGGTTATGGCTCCTTTG GGAACGGCTCCTCCGGCAGCACCGAAGGCGTTACGGACAGCATGGGCTCGGCAGAAGTCCCGTACGGCTACGTGG GGCAGGAGCAGTTCAAGCGGCGCACGCCCTCCGCCCCGCTGAGGCCGCTGAGCATTGCCATGG GGGAGCGGTCGCTGGAGAACGTGGCCAGCCGGCCGCGCCTGGACTCGCTCAGCTCTGTCGAGGAGGATGACTACGACACGCTGGCTGACATTGACTACGACAAGAACGTCATCCGCACCAAG CAATACCTCTGCGTGGCTGACCTGGCCCGCAAGGACAAGCGGGTGCTGCGGAAGAAGTACCAGATCTACTTCTG GAACATCGCCACCATCGCAGTCTTCTACGCTCTCCCTGTCATCCAGCTTGTCATCACCTACCAGACG GTGGTGAATGTCACCGGCAACCAGGACATCTGCTACTACAACTTTCTGTGTGCCCACCCGCTGGGGAACCTCAG CGCCTTCAACAACATCCTCAGCAACCTGGGCTACGTCCTGCTGGGCTTGCTCTTCCTGCTCATCATCCTGCAGCGGGAGATCAACTACAACCGGGCGCTCATGCGCAATGATGCCCACGCCCTG gAATGCGGCATCCCCAAGCACTTTGGGCTCTTCTACGCCATGGGCACTGCCCTCATGATGGAGGGGCTACTCAGTGCCTGCTACCACGTCTGCCCCAACTACACCAACTTCCAGTTCG ACACCTCCTTCATGTACATGATCGCGGGGCTCTGCATGCTGAAGCTCTACCAGAAGCGCCACCCAGACATCAACGCCAGCGCCTACAGCGCCTATGCCTGCCTGGCCCTTGTCATCTTCTTCTCTGTCGTTGGTGTG GTCTTCGGCAAGGGGAACACAGCCTTCTGGATTGTCTTCTCCGTCATCCACATCGTGGccaccctgctgctgagcacccagCTCTACTACATGGGGCGCTGGAAGCTGG atTCGGGCATCCTGCGCAGGATCCTGCATGTGCTGTACACGGACTGCGTCCGGCAGTGCAGTGGGCCCATGTACGTG GATCGAATGGTGCTCTTGGTCATGGGAAACATCATCAACTGGTCTCT cGCTGCCTACGGCCTCATTGTCCGCCCCAATGACTTCGCTTCCTACCTGCTGGCCATCGGCATCTGCAACCTCCTTCTCTACTTCGCCTTCTACATCATCATGAAG CTCCGCAGCGGCGAGCGCATCAAGCTCATCCCCTTGCTCTGCATCATTGGCACCTCGGTGGTTTGGGGCTTCGccctcttcttcttcttccaggGGCTCAGCACCTGGCAG AAAACACCAGCTGAGTCCCGGGAGCACAACCGCGACTGCATCCTGCTCGACTTCTTTGACGACCACGACATCTGGCACTTCCTCTCCTCCATCGCCATGTTCGGCTCCTTCCTG GTGCTGCTGACGCTGGACGATGACCTGGACTGCGTCCAGCGGGACAAGATCTACGTCTTCTAG